The sequence GAAATTTTGAGCAGGAAACCAAGAGTCTCACAGGGTCCCTTTGAAGTTAGATCCCTCTAGAAAACCTCTGGAAAAGTTCATAAaatagcaaatttttttttccatgcttttttgGTAGCTTAGACCAGCAGAGGGCACTTGGGTGCCTGTTCTAACCTTTAAGAGATGGATAAGGTGGATTTAACTGCACGTGTGGTTTCTGGTGGCTGTCCCTCAGGTGCGCCGGCAGCACATGGAGCGCTGTACCAGTTTCCTGGTGGATGAGCTGGGTGTGGTGGATCGAGCCCAGGCAGGGGATCGAATTTTCTTTGTGTCTGCAAAAGAAGTGCTGAATGCCAGGATTCAGAGGGCTCAAGGGATGCCAGAAGGAGGTGAGGAAAGCTAGCAGAAACTTTCCGTTGACTTACAGAGATGAAAATAGACAGTATCTTGTTTCAAAAAACGTATAAAATTGGGGTAGGCCACATTATTAATAAGGCAATCACAACAGAAGGGGTGACTTAGTAGCACTTTTACATTGGCTTCAGTGTAAAGCAAGAGCATTTCTTGATGTCCAACATCTGATTGCTTTCTCAAAATTTGAGTGGTTGTTTTGTGCATTCCTTCTCAGGTGGAGCATTGGCAGATGGATTTCAAGTAAGAATGCTTGAATTTCAAAGCTTCGAGAGAAGGTTTGAGGTGAGCATTATGTGTGCCGACTTTTTGGTTAGGTTTTACTCCTGAAAGACTGGCACTTGTGGGGACATATTTTGGAAACAGATCGTACAGGAAGGAGAAATTGTGTTAGTATGGTTCTGCCTGCTGCTAATCTTGGGCTGCTTTTTGTATACAGGAATGTATTTCACAGTCAgcagtaaaaacaaaattcGAGCAGCATACAGTGAGAGCGAAGCAGATTGCAGAAGATGTTCGTCTCATCATGGACTCCGTGCACGTTGCTGCCCAGGAACAGCGgtgagagctgggctggtgtTTGCATAACTGCAGTTTGTATTCTGGGAGAGATGTCAGGGAACATGAGGATtggaaatgcaaagcagaatCCAGCGTGTTTGAGAGCAGGAAGGACATGTATTGGTGGTCTTGCTTCTAGTGAATTATGGAGGTATTGGGAAAAAGACCTTATTTTTGTCCTGTGCCATGACTGTGTAATGTTGCAGATATTGACGTGTTTTGTTACTGGGCAGGAAAATCTGTCTTATTTCTGcaattcaaatatatttatagatcaaaaatgcatttatttggCATTTTGATGGactgggtttgttttatttttttgcaaaagagTTTACTGTCTGGAAATGCGAGAGGAACGTCAGGATCGCCTAGGTTTTATTGACAAACAGCTGGAGCTCCTTACTCAAGACTACAAGCGGAAAATCAAACAAATCACTGAAGAGGTGGAGAGGCAGGTAAGGAGGTCTGTGGAAAACTGGATTGTCTGAAACAGCCACCAGCATGGTGGGGAAAATGCACAGTGCTGACAAAGCTTTGAAGTACTAAAAATGTGGGAGTTACatgtgggaagaggagaaaagctttcagaagctctattttctttcctgtgctaTTTCTCTAGGTGTCAAATGCAATGGCAGAAGAAATCAGACGGCTCTCAGTGTTGGTAGATGAATACCAAGCAGACTTCCACCCATCTCAAGTAGTTCTTAAAGTGTACAAGAGTGTAAGTGATATTTGCTTAAGCAGTTTAAGAGACCTTTTTTAGCTCTGAGTAATTATGCCAGCTCATTGTTAGACATCTCAATCTTCCAACTAGGGTATGAGCTAAAGCTTTAGGTTTTTAATCTCGGTAATCGATACAcattatatatcatattatatagATTGAACAGAACTTTTCCTGAACTAAAGAGTCtatgtgagatttttttttaatttgccttttcaTCCCCTTCACTGAAAAGTGGGGGGAGGTATGATATTAATGTTAGAACACTGAGCAGACAGATTGTGTGCTCCTGTTTTGGGAGGGTCTTTTTATCTAACAAGCTCTAGCACCTTCAGCCTGCATCTTAGCTATGTTTATTCTAACCTTAATAACCCTTTCTTTGTTTGTCAGGAGCTGCATAAACACATCGAGGAAGGCCTGGGCCGTAACATGTCAGATCGTTGCTCCAGTGCTATCACAACTTCCCTGCAGACAGTGCAGCAAGAAATGATAGGTCAGTTCCACAGGCAATATtgccctttctcttcctttgaaCTGCAATGTGAAATAACTAGGTAAATGTTCTGGGTTTCTCATTAATCCAATGACTGATGTGCAGCTGACACCATCTTAGTTTCCATCTTGATGAGTAATGCTGTTGTGTGGAGGACTAGTTCTGTGTCTGAACTTATGCAGTGATTTCCTAATGAAAATGTACAGTCACAGTGTAATCCTCATGAGAGAGTGGAACTGTGGTGAAATTTGGGAGATTCTCACACCAAATCCTAATGAAATACAAATTACTTGGATCTAGGTGCCTGTCTGAATATGGGACCATGGTGCCTAAAGAACTGGGcttcagattttgttttccaaggtCTTGCTAATCTGTAAACTTCACCAGCTACCTATAAGGATTTTGGAGGGTCCATGGAAAGATTTCCTTCTGGCTTGGTCTGAAAAACCAAGAGTTGAATAATAATTGATAATGCATCTCTTACTTTGCAACATGCTTGGCTTATAAACTGACTGTAGAGCATGAAACAAGCCATAAGCACCTTGATTATAGAATACAAGACCAGTTAATTCTTGTGAACTCAGCAGCtgttttttgtatgtttttgttttctctctgtgtagATGGTTTAAAACCCCTCCTCCCAGTCTCTGTGCGGGGCCAGATAGACATGCTAATTCCCCGGCAGTGCTTCAGGCTCAGCTATGATCTGAACTGTGACAAGCTTTGTGCCGACTTCCAGGAGGACATAGAATTCCATTTCTCTCTTGGATGGACAATGCTGGTGAACAGATTTTTGGGACCAAAGAATGGTCGTCGGGCCTTGTTCGGCTATAATGACCAGGTAGAGTGCCTCATTGAGTGACTGGGGTAGATATTCATTATTTCAATGTCTGCTGAAGTTCCTTTGGTGGGAAGAGCAGTAGTTCACCtccttttattctcttctttgattttgttttgtccCTGCTTTTCTAATTAGGTTCAGCGCCCTTTAACACCAGCAAATCCCAGTCTGCCTCCTTTGCCTCAGGGCTCTATGACCCAGGAAGAACTCAtggtgtccatggtgactgGACTGGCCTCTTTAACTTCCCGAACTTCCATGGGGATCATCGTGGTTGGTGGTGTGGTATGTGTGCATTCTAGGTAGCATTTTTATAACTCAAGTTGGAGCACTGATGTAAAAAGCACTTGCACTGCTAAATCCTGTAGCTATTTGCTGTTGACAGATAGGGTTTTCTATTTCATATTACCTATTTTCTCCTTCGATTTTCCGTTTGAGTATAGTGAGCTGATTTTGCAATGCTCTGTGCACCATTGTTGGGAGTGAATATCAGTCTGAGATGATGATGGTGTAATTTGTTTATCCTTGTGCTTCTTCAGGTCTGGAAGGCTGTGGGTTGGAGACTGATTGCTCTCTCTTTTGGCCTCTATGGGCTGCTCTATGTGTACGAGCGCCTCACCTGGACCACCAGGGCAAAGGAGAGAGCTTTCAAGAGGCAGTTTGTGGAGTATGCTGGGGAGAAACTGCAGCTCATCGTCAGCTACACGGGCTCCAACTGCAGCCACCAAGTCCAGCAGTGAGTTCCCTTCAGCTAACACCTTATGGAAATCtgctgtttggggttttttagtgcTATTCCTTCTATTCAGGCTGAATTCCagattttcaaaaatgtaatgacacatgttttaaaataatattacttttattttgaatatgTAGTGTTTGGGTGCTGTTAGGCATTAGTCTTAACACACTTCCATATCTCAAATCAAAATGCTCTGACATATTCTTCTGCAGAAGTGGAAAGATGAGTGTCTGAGTCATGGTACCATCATCCCTATTCATCAAAGGGATTTATTCCTTGAATGTGCTGCTTGATCTTACTTTCCATTATACTCAGCTCTTCTTGTTTCATAGAGAGCTTGCTGGAACGTTTGCTCATTTGTGTCAGCAAGTGGATGTCACACGGGAGAATCTTGAGCAAGAAATTTCTGccatgaataaaaaaatagaagttttggattcactgcagagcaaagcaaaactgCTCAGGTGAGATTTGATTATTCCATACAATTGTTTTTCATGTGACTGCCCCAGGATATTCATATGAACTGTAGCTTAGAGTTCATTCTGTCTGTGTCATAGCACTCGATGTGCAGGTGTCCGCACTTTTCCCTACCAAGTCGTGTTCCCTTTCACTAGGTACTTTCCTATGGACTGTTGACAGTCATTTAAAGCTTCTGCTTCACAAAGcacctttttcttcctgtttttttt comes from Serinus canaria isolate serCan28SL12 chromosome 21, serCan2020, whole genome shotgun sequence and encodes:
- the MFN2 gene encoding mitofusin-2 produces the protein MSLLFTRSNSIVAVKKDKRHMAEVNASPLKHFVTAKKKINGIFEQLAAYINESSSFLEETHKNAELDPVTTEEQVLEVKGYLSKVSGISEVLARRHMKVAFFGRTSNGKSTVINAMLWDKVLPSGIGHTTNCFLRVEGTDGHEAFLLTEGSEEKKSVKTVNQLAHALHQDEHLNAGSLVSVMWPNSKCSLLKDDLVLMDSPGIDVTTELDSWIDKFCLDADVFVLVANSESTLMQTEKQFFHKVNERLSRPNIFILNNRWDASASEPEYMEEVRRQHMERCTSFLVDELGVVDRAQAGDRIFFVSAKEVLNARIQRAQGMPEGGGALADGFQVRMLEFQSFERRFEECISQSAVKTKFEQHTVRAKQIAEDVRLIMDSVHVAAQEQRVYCLEMREERQDRLGFIDKQLELLTQDYKRKIKQITEEVERQVSNAMAEEIRRLSVLVDEYQADFHPSQVVLKVYKSELHKHIEEGLGRNMSDRCSSAITTSLQTVQQEMIDGLKPLLPVSVRGQIDMLIPRQCFRLSYDLNCDKLCADFQEDIEFHFSLGWTMLVNRFLGPKNGRRALFGYNDQVQRPLTPANPSLPPLPQGSMTQEELMVSMVTGLASLTSRTSMGIIVVGGVVWKAVGWRLIALSFGLYGLLYVYERLTWTTRAKERAFKRQFVEYAGEKLQLIVSYTGSNCSHQVQQELAGTFAHLCQQVDVTRENLEQEISAMNKKIEVLDSLQSKAKLLRNKAGWLDSELNMFTHQYLQQSR